In Oryza sativa Japonica Group chromosome 3, ASM3414082v1, one DNA window encodes the following:
- the LOC4331721 gene encoding exocyst complex component SEC15A: MTAQPKKRSVIESGDGGLGLGLALFISNGEDLGPIIRHGFDSGKPEALMQNLRSIVKKKEVEIEELCRLHYEDFILAVDELRGVLVDADELKGMLTGENIHLQKVSSATLLNLDELFELYSIKKNIGEAITTLKICVKVISLCMACNGYIAEAKFHPALKTLDTIEKGYLKNIPLKLLKKVVAKHIPLIKMHIEKKVCSEFNDWLVHIRRMAKQIGQVSISQASMARQKDEEMRARKREAEAHSDARSDEHVYTLDVENTDEESTLNFDLTPVYRAHHMHICLGIGEKFRDYYYKNRLMQLNLDMQISTSQPFLESHQPLLAQVAGFFIVEQRVLRSADGLLSESQVESTWETAIAKITSILEDQFARMSIASHLLLVKDYVTLLGTTVSKYGYQIAQLIQVIAKYKDKYHQLLLIESRKQIDDILANDSYEQMIIKKEYEYNMNVTAFHFEPDDVVPEFPYVAPFSSGVPDICRIVRSFIGDSVSYFSYSARTNIYEIVKGYLDRLLIEVLNDSLLNMVYARSLAMSQMMQLAGNISVLEQSCDMFLLYSAQLCGIPKRIAQRSHSGLTAKAVLKASQNAAYNSLINLANFKIDEFMVLLDDVNWIVEEAPDNPNEYMNEVLIYLETLVSTAQEILPLEALYKMVSGAMSHISDSIMTTLLNEGVKRFTVNAVMGLDIDLKLLEAFAEEKFYRTGLVDLGKETTFADCLVEIRQLVNLLLSSQPENFMNPVIRGRNYGSLDYKKVAIVCDKYKDFADGLFGSLSNRNKQDARKRSMDVLKRRLKDFS; the protein is encoded by the coding sequence ATGACTGCTCAGCCAAAGAAGAGGAGTGTAATAGAAAGTGGAGATGGAGGTCTTGGTCTTGGCCTTGCTTTATTTATCTCAAATGGTGAAGATTTGGGCCCTATCATTCGGCATGGATTTGATTCTGGTAAACCTGAAGCTCTCATGCAAAACCTCAGGAGTATTGTAAAGAAAAAGGAAGTTGAGATCGAAGAGCTTTGTAGACTTCATTACGAGGATTTCATCCTGGCCGTCGATGAACTACGTGGTGTGTTGGTTGATGCTGATGAGCTAAAGGGCATGCTAACTGGTGAGAACATACACCTGCAAAAGGTTTCTAGTGCCACATTGTTGAATCTTGATGAGCTTTTTGAGTTATATTCgattaagaaaaacataggaGAAGCCATAACAACGTTGAAGATATGTGTGAAAGTCATCAGTTTATGCATGGCATGCAATGGTTATATTGCAGAAGCTAAGTTTCATCCTGCGCTTAAGACTCTCGACACGATCGAGAAGGGCTACTTGAAAAATATTCCTTTGAAACTTCTGAAGAAGGTAGTTGCAAAACATATACCATTGATAAAGATGCACATTGAGAAGAAAGTTTGCAGTGAGTTTAATGATTGGCTTGTTCATATCAGAAGGATGGCTAAGCAGATTGGACAGGTCTCAATAAGTCAGGCCTCTATGGCTCGACAAAAAGATGAGGAAATGCGTGCCCGGAAGAGAGAGGCTGAAGCACATAGTGATGCTAGATCTGATGAGCATGTGTACACCTTGGATGTGGAGAATACAGATGAGGAATCAACACTAAATTTTGATCTCACGCCAGTGTACCGGGCACATCACATGCACATATGCCTTGGTATTGGGGAGAAGTTTCGAGATTATTACTACAAGAATAGGCTAATGCAGCTCAACTTGGACATGCAAATCTCCACCTCTCAACCCTTCCTTGAGTCCCATCAACCCTTACTTGCTCAGGTAGCTGGATTTTTCATTGTAGAACAACGTGTACTTCGAAGTGCTGATGGTTTGTTGTCTGAAAGCCAAGTTGAATCAACATGGGAGACTGCTATTGCTAAGATCACATCTATACTGGAGGATCAATTTGCTCGCATGAGTATAGccagccacctcctcctcgttaAAGATTATGTCACTTTGTTAGGCACAACTGTTAGTAAGTATGGCTATCAAATCGCACAATTGATTCAAGTCATTGCGAAATACAAAGACAAATACCACCAGTTGCTTCTTATTGAGAGTCGAAAGCAGATAGATGATATCCTTGCTAATGACTCATATGAGCAGATGATTATAAAGAAGGAATATGAGTATAACATGAATGTCACGGCATTCCATTTTGAACCTGATGATGTAGTCCCGGAGTTTCCATATGTGGCTCCATTTTCCTCTGGTGTTCCAGATATTTGTCGTATCGTCCGGTCCTTCATTGGGGATTCTGTCAGCTATTTTTCTTACAGTGCTCGCACAAACATCTATGAAATTGTGAAGGGTTACCTAGACAGGCTATTGATTGAGGTGTTAAATGATAGTCTTCTGAACATGGTTTATGCTCGCTCGTTAGCCATGTCACAGATGATGCAACTTGCAGGAAATATTTCTGTTCTTGAGCAATCCTGCGATATGTTCCTCTTGTATTCTGCTCAACTGTGTGGCATTCCAAAGCGTATTGCGCAGAGATCTCATTCCGGTTTGACTGCAAAAGCTGTCTTAAAAGCCTCCCAGAATGCAGCATATAACTCTTTGATAAATTTGGCCAATTTCAAGATTGATGAATTTATGGTGCTCTTGGACGATGTCAACTGGATAGTGGAGGAAGCCCCAGATAATCCAAATGAATATATGAATGAGGTCCTTATCTATCTTGAAACGCTAGTATCAACAGCGCAGGAGATTTTACCGCTAGAAGCTCTATACAAGATGGTTTCTGGTGCAATGAGCCACATCTCGGACTCTATCATGACAACACTTCTTAACGAAGGCGTGAAAAGGTTCACTGTCAATGCAGTTATGGGCCTTGACATTGACTTGAAATTACTGGAGGCATTCGCGGAAGAGAAATTTTATAGGACCGGTTTGGTGGATTTGGGTAAGGAAACAACATTCGCCGATTGTTTGGTTGAAATAAGGCAGCTAGTCAATCTCCTCCTTAGCAGCCAGCCAGAGAATTTCATGAATCCAGTGATAAGGGGGAGGAACTATGGGTCATTAGACTACAAGAAGGTTGCCATCGTTTGTGACAAGTACAAGGATTTTGCAGATGGGTTGTTTGGAAGCCTTTCAAACCGCAACAAGCAGGATGCTCGCAAGAGGTCCATGGATGTTCTGAAGAGAAGGCTGAAGGATTTTAGCTGA
- the LOC4331723 gene encoding uncharacterized protein, whose protein sequence is MVTSKKVQNNEAAMADGAVKEYRHGLCMDVPMYIEDSEYCGEELGTRLTCRHGLTPKRRTAWEGPDTGRRFLGCPLEEEDQCDKFFWVDEPWHPRVQKTLEQMWHAVERATKLTGSKQYDWCCFVRNTKAEEEKMKLELDTADHISELELAYKKN, encoded by the exons ATGGTAACAAGCAAGAAGGTACAGAACAACGAAGCTGCAATGGCGGACGGCGCTGTTAAG GAATATCGCCATGGTCTGTGCATGGATGTCCCGATGTACATTGAAGATTCGGAGTATTGTGGAGAGGAGCTTGGCACCAGACTAACTTGCAGGCATGGCCTCACGCCGAAACGGAGGACAGCTTGGGAAGGACCTGACACAGGAAGAAGGTTCTTAGGTTGTCCGCTGGAG GAAGAGGATCAGTGCGATAAATTTTTTTGGGTCGACGAACCATGGCACCCAAGAGTTCAGAAGACACTTGAGCAGATGTGGCATGCAGTGGAACGTGCTACCAAGCTAACCGGTTCGAAACAATATGACTGGTGTTGTTTCGTTCGGAATACAAAGGCCGAGGAAGAAAAAATGAAGTTAGAGTTAGATACGGCTGACCATATCTCTGAACTAGAATTGgcgtataaaaaaaattaa